The genome window CATCTTCAGTGACAGTTGGGCGGTCGTCATCGAGGTTCCGGTAGTCGATCTGGGCCGTCGCCGGACGAGCGATGGTCACAAGTAGCAGCAGACCACCGAGCCCCACGGATGGCAACCAACGTCGCGATGCTCCCTGCCTCAAGCCCTTACCTGCTGCCGCAACCTCATTCGCGGTGCGTAACATCGTGCTCTGCCCCTGATACAGTGGTCCGGCCGGAGCGACGCTCCATCCCTCAGGTTACCCGGCCAAAGGTTATGGCAGCATCAAGCACAGATTAAGGTTTCGTGGAATTGTCGGAGGGGGCGGCGTAGCATCGGCCCGGTTACCATTTGATCAAGCCAATTCATCAGACTTCGGGGCAGGTATGCGCATTCTAGTCGTCGAGGATGACCCGAAAACAGCCAGATTCCTCAAGCAAGGACTGGAGGAGGAGGGCCACGCGGTAGACGTCGCGGTCGACGGCGAGGAGGGATCGTTTCTGGGTCACCTCAACCCTTACGACCTGATTCTCCTGGACATCCAGCTCCCCAAGCGGAACGGATTGCAGCTCTCCAGCGAGTTGCGGCGTGAAGGGATCAGCACACCGATTCTCATGCTTACGGGGCGCGACTCGACTCCCGATGTGATCCGCGGCCTCAACGCCGGTGCCGACGACTACCTCACGAAGCCGTTCGACTTCGACGAACTGTTGGCGCGAGTAAACGCCCTCACTCGACGGCAGACTGGACCGGTGAGCGGTGTGCTCCGCTTCGGCGATCTCGAGCTCGATCGCCTCCAGCGGCGAGTGCGTACGGGCGGCCGCGCGATCGACTTGTCCCCTCGAGAGTTTCGACTCCTGGAGTATTTCATGCTGTTCCCAGAGCAGGTGGTGACGCGGGTGCAGTTGCTCGAAAAGGTCTGGGATATGTCGTTTGACCCCGAGACAAACGTGATCGACGCGCACGTCTCGAACCTCCGCAAGAAGCTCGAGCAGCACGGTAACCCGCGAGTCATCGAGACCGTTCGCGGCGCTGGCTACGCCCTGCGACACGGCAGACAGTAGAATGCGGTCGTTTCGGGCTGCTCTTGCCGTCCGAGTGGCCCTCGGAGCATTGGCCCTGCTGACCGCTGCTGGCATCGTCAGCACACTCGCGCTGCGCACGATCCTCTATCGCCAACTGGACGGCACACTCCTGCACCTTGCCGAGGTGGAGGCGCAGGCAGGAGCCGCGACCAGCGGCTCAGATTTTGTGTTCCACGAGGGCGTCTTGCTCGCCGCGCGCGAAGGGCCCTCGGTGGAACTGATTCGGTACGCTCAGCTGTGGAGCCACGACGGGCAGCCCGTCGTGCGCAGCGGCAACCTGACAGCCAACCTCACCCTCCCAGCCTCGGCGCTCGAGGAGGCGGGAGCTGGCCAAGTGGCGAGTGTGAGCCAGGTTTGGCGCGGGCGTCCGATCCGGAGTGTGGTGTATCCGATGTCGCTCGTCGGTGCGGCGCACCAGGTCCATCTCCTGCAGGTCGCCGCACCCACTGAGCCGCTACGCCAGACACTTGTGCGCTTCGCCTTGTTTGTCGTATTCCTCACCCTGCTCGGAACCGTCGGGGGCTATGCCCTTGGCCGGGGGCTGGCCGCGGCGGCACTTCGACCGACTGGGGAGATCACGGCGCAGGCCGAGGCGATTTCGGAGGGCACGCTGTCGGAGCGGATTACGGCGCACGCGGACGTCGACGAATTCACTCGCCTGGTGACCGTCCTGAACGGGATGCTGAATCGGCTCGATCGCGCCTTCCAGGTCCAACGGCAATTCACCGCTGATGCCAGCCACGAGTTACGCGCCCCGCTCACCGTCCTGAAAGGCGACATCGACGTAACGTTGAAGCGGGACCGGACCGTGGAGGAGTACCGAGACACGCTGGTGCGCTGTCGCGAGGAAGTGGAACGGCTGACGCGGCTTGCCAGCGATCTTCTGGTGTTGGCGCGTTCGGATGCCGCCCTCCCGCTCGAGCACGTCGCGGAGGTCGATGTGCGTGGGCTGATCGATCGGGTCGCGGCTCGATTCCAGGCGGCGGCGGCAGCTCGCCATGTCCACTTGACCACCGTAACGGTGGACGCGGTTGGGTGGGGGGACGAACGCTTGCTCGATCGCATCGTGACGAACCTGGTCGACAATGCCGTCAAGCACTGCGCACCAGATGGACACGTCGTTATCGAACTCGTTCAAGAGGCCCACATTGCGGTCACGGTTCGGGACGACGGCCCCGGAATCCGACCCGA of Gemmatimonadota bacterium contains these proteins:
- a CDS encoding ATP-binding protein: MRSFRAALAVRVALGALALLTAAGIVSTLALRTILYRQLDGTLLHLAEVEAQAGAATSGSDFVFHEGVLLAAREGPSVELIRYAQLWSHDGQPVVRSGNLTANLTLPASALEEAGAGQVASVSQVWRGRPIRSVVYPMSLVGAAHQVHLLQVAAPTEPLRQTLVRFALFVVFLTLLGTVGGYALGRGLAAAALRPTGEITAQAEAISEGTLSERITAHADVDEFTRLVTVLNGMLNRLDRAFQVQRQFTADASHELRAPLTVLKGDIDVTLKRDRTVEEYRDTLVRCREEVERLTRLASDLLVLARSDAALPLEHVAEVDVRGLIDRVAARFQAAAAARHVHLTTVTVDAVGWGDERLLDRIVTNLVDNAVKHCAPDGHVVIELVQEAHIAVTVRDDGPGIRPEHLPQLFVRFFRGDPARRRGDGTGLGLAIAKAGAEAHGGRLEFLGNSPGAVFRLSLPAANSAGDTTAR
- a CDS encoding response regulator transcription factor, coding for MRILVVEDDPKTARFLKQGLEEEGHAVDVAVDGEEGSFLGHLNPYDLILLDIQLPKRNGLQLSSELRREGISTPILMLTGRDSTPDVIRGLNAGADDYLTKPFDFDELLARVNALTRRQTGPVSGVLRFGDLELDRLQRRVRTGGRAIDLSPREFRLLEYFMLFPEQVVTRVQLLEKVWDMSFDPETNVIDAHVSNLRKKLEQHGNPRVIETVRGAGYALRHGRQ